In a genomic window of Roseiflexus castenholzii DSM 13941:
- a CDS encoding NAD(P)-dependent oxidoreductase translates to MERLGFIGLGRMGQAMARRLLTAGFPLTVHNRTRSRANALIAAGAVWADTPSEVAARSDMVFTILTDEQAVEAVYRGQGGLLSTDAPGRLFIEMSTIRTATILALAEAVEQRGAHLLDAPVSGTVAPARDGQLLILVGGRASDVERARPALQVLGRRIIHLGGQGAGTTMKLALNMTMACFWGALAESLAIGRQFGLSLDAMLDVYLDSPVAPPALRSKTPTLLGETSEVAFDVAGVRKDLRSMVATAQDAGVPAAVAAAALAHFAAATAAGYGERDLAAIVEYLADVARRTARPVFTLGEP, encoded by the coding sequence ATGGAACGTCTCGGGTTCATTGGGCTGGGGCGCATGGGTCAGGCGATGGCGAGGCGCCTGCTGACGGCAGGATTCCCGCTAACGGTTCATAATCGGACGCGCTCGCGCGCGAATGCGCTGATTGCCGCAGGTGCGGTCTGGGCGGACACTCCCTCAGAAGTCGCCGCGCGCAGCGACATGGTGTTCACCATTCTGACCGACGAGCAGGCAGTCGAAGCGGTCTACCGCGGTCAGGGCGGGTTGCTTTCCACAGATGCTCCTGGTCGTCTGTTCATCGAAATGAGCACCATCCGCACCGCCACAATCCTGGCGCTGGCTGAGGCAGTCGAACAACGTGGCGCACATCTGCTCGACGCGCCGGTCTCCGGCACGGTCGCCCCGGCGCGCGACGGGCAGTTGCTGATACTGGTCGGCGGCAGAGCATCGGATGTCGAACGCGCCCGACCGGCGCTCCAGGTTTTGGGCAGGCGCATCATTCATCTTGGCGGGCAGGGCGCCGGCACAACCATGAAACTGGCGCTCAATATGACGATGGCATGCTTCTGGGGTGCGCTTGCAGAGTCGCTTGCCATAGGGCGGCAGTTCGGGCTGAGTCTCGATGCAATGCTCGATGTGTATCTGGACTCGCCGGTGGCGCCACCAGCGTTGCGCAGCAAGACACCGACGCTGCTTGGCGAAACGAGTGAAGTGGCGTTCGATGTTGCGGGTGTGCGCAAAGACCTGCGCTCCATGGTTGCAACAGCGCAGGACGCCGGCGTGCCAGCGGCGGTAGCCGCAGCGGCGCTCGCGCACTTTGCCGCCGCCACCGCCGCCGGGTATGGCGAACGCGATCTGGCGGCAATTGTCGAATATCTGGCGGATGTCGCGCGTCGCACAGCGCGCCCCGTATTCACATTGGGCGAGCCATGA